The Variovorax sp. PMC12 genome segment GCTGCGTCAGGCGGCTTTCCTGATGCGGTCGCGCAGCGCCTGGATCTGCTGGGTGAGCGAAACCAGCTCGGGCACCGAGCACTGGGCAGCAGCCATCAGGCACTCGGGCACGTCGGCCGCGCGGGTCTTGAGCTTGCGGCCGACGGCCGTCAGCGTGATGTGCACCCGGCGCTCGTCGGCCACGTCGCGCACGCGGGTCACGTAACCGTTGGCTTCCAGCCGCTTGAGCAGCGGGGTGAGCGTGCCGGAGTCGAGCGACAGGCGGTCGCCCAGCGCGGAGACCGTCGGGCCGTCCTGCTCCCACAGCGAGAGCATCACGAGGTATTGCGGGTAGGTGAGCTGCAGCTTTTCCAGCACCGGCTTGTAGAGCCGGGTCATGGCCAGCGAGGCGGAATACACGGCAAAGCACAGCTGGTTGTCCAGCTTGAGCATTTCGTCGGCGGAGACGGGTGTGGAGCGCATGGGTCGAATTGTAGCGAGCAATTGAATTGCGTACAATGTAAAGTTAAGGTAAACGTCGTGCCACACTTGGGACTTTGGTTTTCATCCCGCCTCCCGTTTCGCCCCACCCCGTATGCGACTCTCCCCGATTCCCTCGACAGGAAACGCCACGCCCCTGGCCGTCCCGCCTCCTGCCCTGCAGCGCAACATCCTGTGGGCCTTGGCGGCGATGCTGCTGCTGTGGACCCTGTCCTTCAGCTGGTTCTATCCGACCCCGCCCTGGGACAACGTCGAGGAGCTGTTCTGGGGCAGCAGCTTCGAATGGAGCTACTACAAGCATCCGCCGCTGCCGAGCTGGCTGATGGGCGCCCTGATGCTGCTGGGCGGGCGCGAGCCCTGGCTGACCTACGCGGCCGGTGTCGGCTGCGGCGTGGGTGCGCTCTGCCTGGTGTGGCGCTGGTCGCTCGAAATGGTCCACCCGGCGCGCGCGGCGCTGGCCGTGCTGCTCGGCTCGCTGGTGGCCTACCACGTGCAGCGCGCGGTCATCTACAACCACAACACCGTGCAACTGCTGCCGCTGGCCGGCTACTGGTGGATGCTGTGGCGCGTGCTGCACGCGCCTTCGTCGTCGAAGCTGCGTGACTGGGCCTGGCTGGGCGTCTTCGCGGCGCTGTCGATGCTCACCAAGTACAGCGCCGTGGTGCAGTTCGCGGTGGGCGCGGCCTTCATCGTGCGGCAGGGCCTGTGGCGCGATGCGCATGTGCGGCGCGGCCTGCTGCTGGCGGCCGGCGTCGCGCTGGTGCTGATGGCGCCGCACCTGTGGTGGGTGCTGGAGCACTCCGGCCGCAGCATCGACTACGCGCGCCATTCGGTCCACCCGGGCACGCACGGGCACGGCTTTCGCCACCTGGTGCATGTGTTCCTGGTGCAGGTATCCCGCCTGTTGCCGATGCTGCTGCTGGTCGGCTGGGCCTGGTTCACCCGGGCTGCCGTCGCGCCCGCGCCCTCATCGGCCGCCACGCCGGGGCTGAACGCGTTCGACCGGCGCTTCCTGGCCTGGGCCACGCTGGGGCCCATGTGCCTCGTGTTTCCCGCGGCGGTGCTGCTGAAGGTTCCGCTGGTTCCCTCGTGGCTCGGCACCTTCTTCCTGCCGGCCGCGCTGTGGGCAGTGGCCGTGCTGCCCGGCCTCGAGGCGGAGCGATGGAGCCGCCGCCGCTGGCGCGGCGTGATCGTCACGGTGGCGGTGCTCCATGTGGCCGGCGCGCTCGGCCAAGCCTGGGTCGACGGCGTGCTGAGCAAGCGCCTCGGCTACATCACGCGTGCCAACCTGCCGGCGCAGGAAGTTGCGGACGCTGTTCGTGACATCTGGCGCGACCGCGTCGGCGACCGCCCGCTCACGCTGCTGGTGGGCGACACCTGGTTCGCCGGCGCGGTGGCGCTGAGGATGGACCCGTCGACGCAGTTGCTGATCGACGGCGACGAGCGCAATTCGCCGTGGCTGCCTCCGGGCACGCTGGCGCGCGAAGGCGGCATGGTGCTGATCCTCGACACGCACGAGTTCCGCTCCGAAGGCGCGCTGCTCCAACCCCGGCTCGCCCTGGCCGACTGCCGCGGCACGCTGGACATCCCGTGGGCCGGAACCGACGAGCACAACAGGCTGCGCATGCGCTGGGGCATCGTGCTGCCGCAGGGAGAGCGCGCAGCGAAGAACTGCGCGGCGGATGCGAAGAAGTAGCGCGGCCTCAGCCCCTGAACCGCTTGCGCGTCAACGCCAGCGCGATCCAGAAGGCGACGACCGCGTACACCGCCAGCACCGCCGCATGCACCCACCAGCCTGCCGGCCACTGGTCCATGAACAGCGGCCGCACCAGCGCCACCGCATTCGTCAGCGGCAGCCAGGCCGCCACGGCCTTGACCGCGGAGGGCAGCTGTTCGAGCGGAAAGAACACGCCGCTCAGGAACATCATCGGCGTCATGAACAGCGTGAAGTAGTAGGTGAAGAAGTCGTAGCCCTTGGCCAGCGCGTTGAAGATCAGCGCAATCGACGAGAAGGTGATGCCCGCGCCCACCAGCACCATCCACGCGACGATGAGCTTCGGGCTGTGGCTGATGCCCAGCCCGAGCATCACGAACAGGATGGCCGTGACCGTGAAGATCGACTTGAACGCCGCCCACAGCATCTCGGCCAGCACGATGTCGTCGAGCCCGACCGGCGCGTTCATGATGCCGTCCCAGGTCTTCTGCACGTGCATGCGCGAGAACGCCGAGTACAGCGCCTCGAAGCTCGCCGCGTTCATCGCGCTCATGCAGATCGACCCGCTCGCCAGGAACAGGATGTACGGCACCTTCACGCCGTCGACCGCCACCTGACCCACCAGCGCGCCCATGCCGTAGCCGAAGGCCACCAGCCAGATCAGCGGCTCGGCGATGTTGCCGATCAGGCTGGGAATGGCCAGCTTGCGCCACACCAGCAGGTTGCGCAGGAACACCGGCCACCAGCGCAGCGAGATTTCGGGCGCGCGCCAGACCGAGGGCGAAGCGGGCGCGTTCGTTTTTGTTGTTGTGGTGGTTGTCGTGTCCATGGCCTAGCCGTCCTCGCGAATCTGGCGGCCGGTGAGCTTGAGGAACAGGTCCTCCAGGTTCGCCGGCCGGTGAAAGGTGCGCAGCCCGCCGTGCCGCGTCAAGGCGTCGAGCAGGCGCCGCGCGTCCTGTGTGTAGAAGAACACCGTCTCGCCGCTCACTTCCACGCGCGCGGCCATCGCCTTCAGTTCGGCCGATTCGGCCAGCGACAGCGCGCCGTTGCCGTACACCTCGACCACGTCGGGCTCCAGGTGCTCGGCGATCAGGTCGCGCGGTCGGCCTTCGGCGATCTTGCGGCCGTGGTCGAGCACCAGCAGGCGCGAGCACAGGCGCTCGGCCTCGTCCATGAAGTGCGTGGTCAGCAAAATCGACTTGCCCTGCTGCAGCAGCACCTGCAGCCGCTCCCACATCAGGTGGCGCGCCTGCGGGTCGAGCCCGGTGGTGGGCTCGTCGAGCAGCAGCAGCTTGGGGTCGTTGACCAGCGCGCGCGCCAGCGACAGCCGCCTGCGCATGCCGCCCGACAGTTCGCCCGGCTTGGCATCGGCCTTGTGCGACAGCGCCGCGAACTCCAGCAGTTGAGGCACGCGCTCGCGCACCTGCGCCTTGCCGAAGCCGAAGTAGCGGCCGTACACCACCAGGTTCTCGGCGCAGCTGAAGTCGGGGTCGAGCGTGTCGAACTGCGACACCACGCCCAGCTGCGCCTTGATGGCCAGCGCGTCGCGCGGCATCTGCAGGCCCAGCGCGGATATCTCGCCGCCGTCGGGCGCGGTGAGGCCCAGGCACATGCGGATGGTGGTGGTCTTGCCGGCGCCGTTCGGGCCGATCACGCCCAGGCATTCGCCGGGCGCGATCTCGAACGACAGGTCGTCGACCACGGTGGTCTCGCCATAGCGCTTGCGCAGCCGGCTGACCTGGAAGAGGGGAGGGGTGGGGGCGGTTGTGGGCTGCACGCGGCGATTCTGACGCAGGCGTGCGCAATCCGCCCCCGCGGCTTGCCCGGGCCAC includes the following:
- a CDS encoding MarR family winged helix-turn-helix transcriptional regulator, with translation MRSTPVSADEMLKLDNQLCFAVYSASLAMTRLYKPVLEKLQLTYPQYLVMLSLWEQDGPTVSALGDRLSLDSGTLTPLLKRLEANGYVTRVRDVADERRVHITLTAVGRKLKTRAADVPECLMAAAQCSVPELVSLTQQIQALRDRIRKAA
- a CDS encoding glycosyltransferase family 39 protein; its protein translation is MRLSPIPSTGNATPLAVPPPALQRNILWALAAMLLLWTLSFSWFYPTPPWDNVEELFWGSSFEWSYYKHPPLPSWLMGALMLLGGREPWLTYAAGVGCGVGALCLVWRWSLEMVHPARAALAVLLGSLVAYHVQRAVIYNHNTVQLLPLAGYWWMLWRVLHAPSSSKLRDWAWLGVFAALSMLTKYSAVVQFAVGAAFIVRQGLWRDAHVRRGLLLAAGVALVLMAPHLWWVLEHSGRSIDYARHSVHPGTHGHGFRHLVHVFLVQVSRLLPMLLLVGWAWFTRAAVAPAPSSAATPGLNAFDRRFLAWATLGPMCLVFPAAVLLKVPLVPSWLGTFFLPAALWAVAVLPGLEAERWSRRRWRGVIVTVAVLHVAGALGQAWVDGVLSKRLGYITRANLPAQEVADAVRDIWRDRVGDRPLTLLVGDTWFAGAVALRMDPSTQLLIDGDERNSPWLPPGTLAREGGMVLILDTHEFRSEGALLQPRLALADCRGTLDIPWAGTDEHNRLRMRWGIVLPQGERAAKNCAADAKK
- a CDS encoding ABC transporter permease, translated to MDTTTTTTTKTNAPASPSVWRAPEISLRWWPVFLRNLLVWRKLAIPSLIGNIAEPLIWLVAFGYGMGALVGQVAVDGVKVPYILFLASGSICMSAMNAASFEALYSAFSRMHVQKTWDGIMNAPVGLDDIVLAEMLWAAFKSIFTVTAILFVMLGLGISHSPKLIVAWMVLVGAGITFSSIALIFNALAKGYDFFTYYFTLFMTPMMFLSGVFFPLEQLPSAVKAVAAWLPLTNAVALVRPLFMDQWPAGWWVHAAVLAVYAVVAFWIALALTRKRFRG
- a CDS encoding ATP-binding cassette domain-containing protein, yielding MHLAAIVPWPGQAAGADCARLRQNRRVQPTTAPTPPLFQVSRLRKRYGETTVVDDLSFEIAPGECLGVIGPNGAGKTTTIRMCLGLTAPDGGEISALGLQMPRDALAIKAQLGVVSQFDTLDPDFSCAENLVVYGRYFGFGKAQVRERVPQLLEFAALSHKADAKPGELSGGMRRRLSLARALVNDPKLLLLDEPTTGLDPQARHLMWERLQVLLQQGKSILLTTHFMDEAERLCSRLLVLDHGRKIAEGRPRDLIAEHLEPDVVEVYGNGALSLAESAELKAMAARVEVSGETVFFYTQDARRLLDALTRHGGLRTFHRPANLEDLFLKLTGRQIREDG